In Drosophila yakuba strain Tai18E2 chromosome 2R, Prin_Dyak_Tai18E2_2.1, whole genome shotgun sequence, a single genomic region encodes these proteins:
- the LOC6530486 gene encoding U6 small nuclear RNA (adenine-(43)-N(6))-methyltransferase — MVKTKGNKKKFGMHPRNVLRTQPDYTKLAIKYKDFREQCQLELNGKVSVNFRNEKTLRELTKMLLKEYYDLDVDFAPGSLVPTLALRLNYILWLEDLMEPLNLQDIRGIDIGCGSSCIYSLLGAKKNGWHMLALESKLQNIEYAIENVKKNHLESLVEVYAQPDKTNIFKSYFEQDQQKLQYQFCLCNPPFFDSNLPNPFGGNTRNPERRPAPNNARTGSQEELTCVGGEVQFVQRIIDESLENKERVRIFTTMLGVKANVPRILDYLQKLQVANVTTTEFHQGHTTRWAVAWSFHAEPLRQATS; from the exons ATGGTAAAAACTAAgggaaacaaaaagaaattcGGTATGCATCCACGTAACGTGTTACGCACACAGCCCGACTATACAAAACTGGCTATCAAATACAAGGATTTTCGAGAGCAGTGCCAATTG gAGCTCAATGGCAAAGTTTCTGTGAACTTTCGCAACGAAAAGACGCTGCGTGAGCTGACCAAAATGCTGTTAAAGGAATACTACGATTTAGATGTGGATTTTGCACCCGGAAGCTTGGTACCCACTTTGGCACTCCGTTTGAATTACATTTTGTGGCTGGAGGATCTAATGGAACCTCTCAATTTGCAGGACATACGGGGTATAGACATCG GTTGCGGTTCCTCCTGCATTTATTCACTTCTGGGAGCCAAGAAAAATGGTTGGCACATGTTGGCTCTGGAATCGAAACTCCAAAACATAGAGTACGCCATCGAGAATGTAAAGAAAAATCACCTGGAAAGCCTTGTAGAAGTCTATGCCCAGCCAGACAAGACGAACATCTTTAAGAGCTATTTTGAGCAGGATCAGCAAAAGTTGCAGTATCAGTTTTGCCTGTGCAATCCACCTTTCTTCGACTCGAACTTACCAAATCCCTTTGGCGGCAATACCAGGAATCCAGAGCGACGACCAGCACCCAATAATGCCCGAACTGGAAGCCAGGAGGAACTCACCTGCGTGGGCGGCGAGGTACAGTTTGTGCAACGCATCATAGACGAGAGTCTGGAAAACAAGGAGCGCGTGCG AATCTTCACCACGATGCTGGGCGTCAAGGCCAACGTTCCAAGAATACTGGACTACCTGCAGAAGCTGCAGGTGGCGAATGTCACCACCACAGAATTCCATCAAGGACACACCACTCGGTGGGCGGTGGCCTGGAGCTTCCACGCGGAGCCACTAAGGCAGGCAACATCATAA
- the LOC6530484 gene encoding DNA-directed RNA polymerases I, II, and III subunit RPABC4 codes for MSETSSKDNVKTAMTYICGECHHENEMRPRDPIRCRECGYRIMYKKRTKRLVVFDAR; via the exons ATGTCGGAAACTAGCTCCAAGGATAATGTCAAAACGGCAATGACCTATATTTGCGGAG aATGTCATCATGAAAACGAGATGCGTCCCAGGGATCCGATTCGTTGTCGCGAATGTGGCTATCGTATCATGTACAAAAAACGCACCAAGCGTC TTGTTGTCTTTGATGCCCGTTAA
- the LOC6530485 gene encoding zinc finger and BTB domain-containing protein 41, whose amino-acid sequence MSWPGKLLVTYENFTADLPVLSIDKQPDGCPACCSCKCRCCRGFREKYVAFNGEGDTIFGPDFSNQLCEDVQKIMRFRSSDVLVLLRTAQLRDNFWTNAYFKADLQEDFRVIINAFEDENRNVQLEKLAAILDTVSTGYRRAVSQLTGQEAHGALRPKIAALFLPGLRCDCNKCEKLPWKKLQDVEDHQRVHRYADNFHCQICFRRFYLQHSLTAHIIRKSTSSQELHENKRYKRLLEDQKSQEQKELELSPGRVEGVLVPVAKDLQSYFKEESKLAIRKRTTSTLSKCPTCDQNYGFSFSHQLHMVKHRRAKLDTNFPFHCSFCNRSFLTRKFLLKHQKRVRTVSTLLYRPFKCTHCTWRFQLKSALDAHVLRIHERRKPCLICKLPTARLCCSAHTTRECNKALQKYRDKMRPLRGAPKGGRRKGATPVCEICNRKFTRKFFLNEHMNKAHLNKRNFTCEICGANFYSQGTMQTHRKAVHLLIHTIKCEVCNLTIKSKGNYLRHCKSQSHKDNVLKLGKSDDNTKETKRKQRFSPTSRATEKKLDFGASSTNRESTHGFKNSKTSSKLKKRVKLKFCETCGISIVGSMQRHYKTMKHKHNLKAQQK is encoded by the coding sequence ATGTCTTGGCCTGGCAAACTGCTAGTTACCTACGAAAACTTCACCGCCGATTTGCCAGTTCTCAGCATTGACAAGCAGCCAGATGGATGCCCcgcctgctgcagctgcaagtgCAGGTGCTGTCGAGGATTTAGGGAGAAGTACGTGGCATTCAATGGCGAAGGAGACACCATATTTGGACCTGATTTCTCCAACCAGTTATGCGAAGACGTACAGAAAATTATGCGTTTCCGCAGCTCTGATGTGCTCGTTTTACTGCGAACAGCACAATTGCGGGATAATTTCTGGACCAATGCGTATTTTAAGGCTGATTTACAAGAAGATTTTCGAGTTATAATCAATGCCTTTGAAGACGAAAACCGAAACGTCCAATTGGAAAAGCTAGCTGCCATTCTGGATACAGTGAGCACCGGCTACAGACGAGCAGTTAGCCAACTGACTGGACAAGAAGCCCATGGAGCTCTGCGTCCCAAAATTGCTGCTTTATTCCTACCAGGACTACGCTGCGATTGCAATAAATGTGAGAAGCTGCCGTGGAAAAAGCTGCAGGACGTGGAGGATCACCAAAGGGTTCATCGCTACGCAGACAACTTTCACTGCCAGATATGCTTCAGGCGATTCTACCTGCAGCACTCATTGACCGCGCACATAATCAGGAAGTCAACCAGCTCGCAGGAACTCCACGAAAACAAAAGATACAAACGATTGCTGGAGGATCAGAAGTCACAGGAGCAAAAGGAACTGGAGTTGTCACCTGGCAGAGTAGAGGGTGTATTGGTGCCAGTTGCCAAGGACCTGCAGTCGTACTTCAAGGAGGAATCGAAACTGGCAATCCGAAAACGAACGACCTCTACCCTCAGCAAATGTCCAACCTGCGATCAGAACTACGGCTTCTCCTTCAGCCACCAGCTGCACATGGTGAAGCACAGACGGGCGAAGCTGGACACAAACTTCCCCTTTCACTGCTCCTTCTGCAACAGGTCGTTCCTCACCCGCAAGTTCCTGCTTAAGCACCAGAAGCGGGTGAGAACAGTCAGCACGCTACTCTATCGCCCATTCAAGTGCACTCACTGCACATGGAGATTCCAGCTGAAGTCCGCCCTCGATGCTCACGTACTGCGCATCCATGAGCGCAGGAAACCCTGTCTCATATGCAAACTACCAACGGCCCGTCTATGCTGTTCAGCTCATACCACCAGGGAGTGCAATAAGGCCTTGCAAAAATATCGGGATAAAATGCGTCCGTTGAGAGGAGCCCCGAAGGGCGGCCGCAGGAAGGGAGCCACGCCCGTCTGCGAAATCTGCAATAGGAAGTTCACGAGAAAGTTCTTCCTTAATGAGCACATGAACAAAGCACATTTGAACAAGAGGAACTTCACCTGCGAAATCTGCGGAGCGAATTTCTACAGCCAGGGCACCATGCAAACCCACCGGAAAGCAGTGCATCTTCTGATTCACACCATCAAGTGTGAAGTTTGCAATCTTACCATCAAATCGAAAGGAAACTACCTGAGGCACTGCAAGTCCCAAAGTCACAAGGATAACGTTCTTAAGCTTGGGAAATCTGATGACAACACGAAAGAAACTAAGCGCAAGCAGCGGTTTTCTCCTACTTCTAGAGCCACCGAGAAAAAGCTGGATTTTGGAGCAAGTTCCACAAACAGGGAAAGTACACATGGTTTTAAGAACTCGAAAACAAGtagcaaattgaaaaaacgGGTCAAACTTAAATTCTGCGAAACGTGTGGAATCTCAATTGTAGGAAGTATGCAAAGGCATTACAAGACCATGAAACATAAACATAACTTAAAGGCTCAGCAAAAATAA